One Paenibacillus sp. FSL W8-0186 genomic window carries:
- the aroF gene encoding 3-deoxy-7-phosphoheptulonate synthase, with protein sequence MIVITSNQTPEERIQEIIAVIEKEGLQAHVSRGSDRTVIGLIGAIEPKLAEHLRQMKGVENVIKISKSYKLASRDFHPENTVIEIGDVKIGGGDLVVMGGPCAVESPEQIDEIARLVKAAGGQVLRGGAFKPRTGPYSFQGVGVEGLVMMAEAGKKHGLLTITEVMTPEYVDVCAEYADILQVGTRNMQNFDLLRKLGTCGKPVLLKRGFSATYDEFLNAAEYILAGGNPNVMLCERGIRTFETYTRNTLDLSAIPVLQGLSHLPVISDPSHGTGRRELVEPMTKASVAAGADGLIIEMHTDPDNSMTGDGVQSLFPDQFAALLRDLEKLAPLVGKRFDTPKAAVQV encoded by the coding sequence GTGATCGTAATTACTTCTAACCAAACGCCGGAAGAGCGTATTCAGGAAATTATCGCCGTCATTGAGAAGGAAGGCTTGCAGGCGCATGTCTCGCGGGGCAGCGACCGTACGGTGATCGGGCTGATCGGCGCGATAGAGCCGAAGCTCGCCGAACACTTGCGCCAGATGAAGGGCGTAGAAAACGTCATTAAAATTTCTAAATCCTACAAGCTGGCCAGCCGCGATTTCCATCCGGAGAATACGGTGATCGAGATCGGGGACGTGAAGATTGGCGGCGGGGATCTCGTCGTCATGGGCGGTCCATGTGCTGTGGAATCCCCGGAGCAGATCGATGAAATCGCCCGGCTGGTTAAAGCGGCAGGCGGCCAGGTGCTGCGCGGCGGAGCGTTCAAGCCGCGGACGGGCCCATACAGCTTCCAGGGCGTTGGGGTAGAAGGACTGGTCATGATGGCCGAGGCTGGGAAAAAGCATGGCCTGCTTACGATTACGGAAGTGATGACGCCCGAATACGTTGATGTATGCGCAGAGTATGCGGATATTCTGCAGGTTGGTACGCGCAACATGCAAAACTTCGACTTGCTGCGCAAGCTAGGAACCTGCGGCAAACCGGTGCTGCTGAAACGCGGCTTCAGCGCGACCTACGACGAGTTTCTGAATGCGGCGGAGTACATTTTGGCAGGCGGGAATCCGAACGTAATGCTCTGCGAACGCGGTATCCGAACGTTTGAAACCTACACAAGAAATACGCTGGATCTGTCGGCGATCCCGGTATTGCAGGGCTTGAGCCATCTGCCGGTCATCTCCGACCCGAGCCATGGCACGGGCCGACGCGAGCTGGTAGAACCGATGACGAAAGCGTCGGTTGCCGCAGGCGCGGACGGGCTCATTATCGAAATGCATACTGATCCGGACAATTCGATGACAGGCGATGGGGTACAGTCCTTGTTCCCTGATCAATTTGCTGCATTGCTCCGCGATCTGGAGAAGCTCGCTCCATTAGTCGGCAAACGTTTCGATACACCGAAAGCGGCTGTTCAAGTATAA
- a CDS encoding LacI family DNA-binding transcriptional regulator, which yields MNIRTIAEMAGVSVSTVSKIINNYSDISEDTKNKVLEIMKQTGYVPSNSAKTLATKKSNLIGVIFAGKLNIDFTHPFFVEVLNSFKKQVGLLGYDLLFFSNEKFYTVDGEYLARCKHFQVDGCIIVTGQQLEPSISELDLSDIPCIGVDIELKGKNSGYIMSDNYKMSYKVVEHFYLQGYRELGYIGSTQESDISNMREAGYKDAIDSFGLPLNEDWFVNGEHFFETSGYEAMNRMIRSGSLPRAIFAASDLIAIGAMRALKEHKLRVPQDVAIIGCDDIEACKYTNPALTTIRQNKEKIGRLAGLMLYDLMNSQSETSSIVVEPELVIRESCGSRFDNFK from the coding sequence ATCAATATTAGAACGATCGCGGAAATGGCCGGGGTTTCGGTATCGACCGTATCCAAGATCATTAACAATTATAGCGATATTTCTGAAGATACGAAAAATAAAGTTCTGGAAATTATGAAGCAGACGGGTTACGTTCCTTCCAACTCGGCTAAAACATTGGCAACGAAAAAGTCGAACCTGATCGGCGTTATCTTTGCTGGTAAACTCAATATCGATTTCACCCATCCCTTTTTCGTTGAGGTGCTAAACTCCTTTAAGAAGCAGGTGGGCCTGCTCGGCTACGATCTTCTTTTCTTCTCCAACGAAAAGTTCTATACCGTCGATGGTGAGTATCTCGCTCGTTGTAAGCACTTCCAAGTAGATGGCTGCATCATTGTCACAGGCCAGCAGTTGGAACCCTCCATCAGCGAGCTGGATTTGAGCGACATTCCTTGCATCGGCGTCGATATCGAGCTCAAGGGCAAAAATTCCGGATATATTATGTCTGATAATTACAAAATGTCATACAAAGTGGTAGAGCACTTTTACCTGCAAGGCTATCGGGAGCTTGGATATATCGGAAGCACGCAGGAATCAGATATATCCAATATGCGCGAGGCCGGCTACAAGGACGCGATTGACAGCTTCGGCCTGCCTTTGAACGAGGATTGGTTCGTAAACGGAGAACATTTTTTTGAAACGAGCGGATATGAAGCGATGAATCGGATGATTCGATCCGGCTCTCTGCCGCGAGCCATCTTTGCCGCCTCCGACCTGATTGCGATCGGTGCCATGCGCGCGCTGAAGGAGCACAAGCTGCGGGTGCCGCAGGATGTGGCGATCATCGGCTGCGACGATATCGAAGCCTGCAAATATACGAATCCGGCGCTTACGACAATCCGGCAAAACAAGGAGAAGATCGGCAGGCTGGCCGGCTTAATGCTGTACGACCTGATGAATAGCCAGTCCGAGACGAGCAGCATCGTCGTGGAGCCCGAGCTCGTTATCCGCGAATCCTGCGGCAGCAGATTCGATAATTTTAAATAA
- a CDS encoding extracellular solute-binding protein, giving the protein MVKKISAIVLAGALTLSLAACGSGSKEATGTNGGDTSKASGQKQVIKILHWKQENINKAMKEINEAFEAKYPEYKIEYTTTGPDDEYKQAQRARLTANDVDILADLSGMRLSPQEWTPGAKVPDWEQWINSGLIADLSDQAFVSKWNANDIEKAGTYKGKVYAIPTGKVAMSGLFYNKEIFEEHGLEVPKTWSEFIQLNETLKSKGITPIGVAGKDVWPLKLPVFALQAKILGGGNQQKWIEGVWKGETAFNDAEAVEVLEKMKTLQDNYMIEGFMGIDYASAPAIFATGKVAMLADGSWDAPTIATANPDLKFGYFPVPATEDAAKNASFVGKYDVTWYVAEKGPNKEGALKWLEFFSEPENYTTFVKAAGFIPTMDGISTDSDFIDNELTPYLGDFELAYEIMMINRENVGEHLAAEGVHTEYLAPGGEFKTAKELADVQQKEWEAAAPK; this is encoded by the coding sequence ATGGTCAAGAAAATTTCTGCGATCGTTCTTGCGGGCGCATTGACGCTAAGCTTGGCGGCATGCGGCAGCGGAAGCAAAGAAGCTACCGGAACCAACGGCGGCGATACCAGCAAAGCTTCCGGACAGAAACAAGTGATCAAGATTCTTCACTGGAAGCAAGAGAACATTAATAAGGCAATGAAAGAAATCAATGAAGCGTTCGAAGCAAAATATCCGGAGTACAAAATCGAGTACACGACGACAGGACCGGATGACGAGTATAAGCAAGCGCAAAGAGCAAGACTCACAGCGAACGACGTTGACATTCTTGCCGATTTGTCCGGCATGAGATTGTCTCCGCAGGAGTGGACGCCTGGCGCAAAGGTGCCTGACTGGGAGCAGTGGATCAACTCCGGTCTGATCGCCGATCTGTCAGATCAAGCTTTCGTCAGCAAATGGAACGCCAACGATATTGAAAAAGCCGGTACATATAAAGGCAAAGTATACGCCATTCCTACTGGCAAAGTAGCGATGTCCGGTTTGTTCTACAACAAAGAGATCTTTGAAGAGCATGGACTTGAAGTGCCGAAGACGTGGAGCGAGTTCATTCAATTGAACGAAACACTGAAGTCCAAAGGCATTACGCCAATCGGCGTAGCGGGCAAAGATGTATGGCCGCTGAAGCTGCCAGTGTTCGCGCTGCAAGCGAAAATTCTGGGTGGCGGCAATCAGCAAAAATGGATTGAAGGCGTATGGAAAGGCGAAACGGCGTTCAATGATGCCGAAGCGGTTGAAGTGCTTGAGAAAATGAAGACTCTTCAAGACAATTACATGATCGAAGGCTTCATGGGTATCGACTATGCATCCGCTCCTGCAATTTTTGCAACGGGCAAAGTGGCTATGCTGGCTGACGGTTCTTGGGATGCACCGACGATCGCTACAGCGAATCCAGACCTGAAGTTCGGTTATTTCCCAGTGCCGGCTACCGAAGATGCTGCGAAAAATGCTTCTTTCGTAGGTAAATACGATGTAACCTGGTATGTTGCCGAGAAAGGCCCGAACAAAGAAGGCGCCCTGAAATGGCTGGAGTTCTTCTCCGAGCCTGAGAACTACACGACATTTGTTAAAGCTGCCGGATTCATTCCTACAATGGATGGAATCTCGACGGACAGCGACTTCATCGATAACGAGTTGACGCCTTATCTTGGCGATTTCGAACTGGCTTATGAAATCATGATGATCAACCGCGAAAACGTAGGCGAGCATCTTGCTGCTGAAGGCGTGCATACGGAATACCTTGCACCAGGCGGAGAGTTCAAGACAGCGAAAGAGCTTGCTGACGTACAACAGAAAGAATGGGAAGCTGCGGCTCCTAAATAA
- a CDS encoding sugar ABC transporter permease, producing the protein MYPFGKGMARYVPLLLLLIPFALYVVFYFGPSVMTVIYSFTDVKNLPGSTMKFVGLENYHDLFYSGNSGERWRSITNTLIFMFIVTIVQNGVALFVAVLLNQRLRGDYFYRAVFFLPVVLGVAVVALIWGMMFDPMSGPVNMLYDWLFGYKDMFFASFTHAFGYIIFVQIWMYMGYSMLIFLAGLQSVPKDLYEAGYIDGTSKWQSFRHITFPLIAPSFTVNMLLSIIGAMSTFDIILATTDGRFNTRTMAYDVYKETFRGSLDMGLPSALSVVQFLIILVFVVVAVRQTRKREVEY; encoded by the coding sequence ATGTACCCATTTGGAAAAGGCATGGCCCGCTACGTACCCCTGTTGCTTTTATTAATACCATTTGCATTGTACGTAGTTTTTTATTTTGGACCTTCTGTGATGACGGTGATTTATTCCTTTACAGATGTTAAAAATCTTCCCGGCAGTACGATGAAATTCGTCGGGCTGGAAAATTATCATGATTTATTTTACTCCGGCAACTCTGGAGAACGTTGGCGCTCCATTACGAATACACTGATTTTCATGTTTATAGTAACGATTGTGCAGAACGGGGTCGCCCTGTTCGTAGCGGTTCTGCTGAATCAGCGGCTGCGCGGCGATTATTTCTATCGCGCCGTATTTTTCCTCCCGGTTGTGCTTGGGGTTGCGGTTGTTGCCCTGATCTGGGGGATGATGTTCGACCCGATGAGCGGTCCGGTAAACATGCTGTATGACTGGCTGTTCGGTTATAAGGACATGTTCTTTGCTAGCTTCACGCATGCTTTTGGCTACATTATATTCGTGCAAATATGGATGTACATGGGTTATTCCATGCTCATCTTTCTCGCTGGCCTGCAATCCGTTCCCAAGGATTTGTATGAGGCTGGCTATATCGACGGAACGAGCAAATGGCAGTCCTTCCGCCATATTACGTTCCCGCTTATCGCTCCATCCTTTACAGTAAACATGCTGCTATCGATCATCGGCGCCATGTCGACCTTCGATATTATTCTGGCAACTACGGATGGCCGCTTTAATACGAGAACAATGGCATATGACGTCTATAAGGAGACCTTCCGCGGCAGCCTTGACATGGGACTTCCGTCCGCGCTGTCCGTTGTACAGTTCCTGATTATTTTGGTCTTTGTTGTCGTGGCCGTTAGACAGACGCGCAAGAGAGAGGTGGAATATTAA
- a CDS encoding carbohydrate ABC transporter permease has protein sequence MKNSRSFAILSYAVVAVLLVLYLVPLILVLNVSLKSYPEYLINPIGFVKEIQWSNYITAWTEGNFANYFINSLIYTGVATVLTIIVSVMGAFPVARKYVKWSGFIYMFFLLSQFLPNPMVAQYKLMLGFKESLGIFGYDTKLGYIVLKTTGTGVVFMMFVGYIKSISRELDEAAGIDGSGYVRYLFQMVTPLMKPVIATGVILTAIGIWNDFVGPIMYLPSQTNYPITFGLKEFKGQYGNNWPLLACGITIVAAPLIILYTFIQKYLVDGALAGAVKS, from the coding sequence ATGAAAAATTCCAGATCATTTGCAATCCTTTCTTACGCCGTTGTTGCAGTGCTGCTAGTTCTGTATCTAGTACCGCTTATTCTGGTGCTAAACGTATCTTTGAAGTCGTATCCTGAATATTTGATCAACCCGATTGGTTTCGTTAAGGAAATCCAGTGGAGCAACTATATCACTGCATGGACGGAAGGGAACTTCGCCAACTATTTCATCAACAGTTTGATTTATACCGGTGTCGCTACTGTGCTGACGATTATTGTGTCGGTCATGGGCGCGTTTCCGGTTGCGCGCAAATACGTGAAGTGGAGCGGGTTCATCTACATGTTCTTCCTGCTGTCGCAGTTCCTGCCGAACCCAATGGTTGCGCAGTACAAGCTGATGCTTGGCTTCAAGGAATCCCTTGGCATCTTCGGATATGATACGAAGCTCGGTTATATCGTTCTGAAAACGACGGGCACCGGCGTAGTATTCATGATGTTCGTCGGCTATATCAAATCGATCAGCCGCGAGCTGGATGAAGCCGCAGGGATCGATGGGTCCGGATACGTCCGTTATTTGTTCCAAATGGTAACTCCGCTGATGAAGCCAGTTATCGCGACCGGGGTTATTTTGACGGCAATCGGCATCTGGAATGACTTTGTCGGACCGATTATGTATTTGCCGAGTCAGACAAACTATCCGATAACCTTCGGATTGAAAGAGTTTAAAGGCCAGTACGGCAACAACTGGCCGCTGCTTGCCTGCGGAATTACCATCGTGGCGGCTCCGCTCATCATACTGTATACATTTATCCAGAAATATCTTGTAGACGGAGCTCTTGCAGGCGCCGTTAAATCGTAA